Sequence from the Megalops cyprinoides isolate fMegCyp1 chromosome 4, fMegCyp1.pri, whole genome shotgun sequence genome:
TTGAAAAGTTGGGTGGCCAAAAATCCACTCCTTGATTACCTAGCAAGTTATGTATAAATAATCTGGCCACGAAAGGTATTCAATCAAGGCCATGTCAAACAAATCCTGTGAATTGTTTTCCGTTGTGGTGCTAgctgcttgctagctagctagtgttcCTCGCTGAATAAACGGAAATCTAATGCAGATAGGGTAACATAAGCTGGTATGCTAGCTAGATGTGAATGAACGTTTTACAGAGTGGTCGTAAAAGAAACAGGAACCCCTTTCTCAGATGTTGTGGTCGATGTAATTGTGCTCCCTGACCGAAATCTCGAAtcatgatcattttatttaattatttgcagACCTTGAAAAATTCTCTGTGAGCTGCCAAACACGCCCATAATGGGGCGAGGTCGTTCAACCAGATTTCTGTTTGGGGGCAGTGTTGCCGAAATTCACCTTCGAAAGAGGAAGTTGCGCATATTCTCGCAGAGGACAACATTAGTAGCTGGCTAGTCACCCCAGTTACAAGAAGCAGAAAACAGCTGCTGTACAGTTTGTGACAATGAAAATGGGATTTGTGACCAATCAACAAGGACAGACGATGTAGCTCGTTTACAAGCCGACCAGCTCTTTCGCCCATAGACTTCATGAGGTACTCTACGGAATTAGCGGGGAAAACTAGAAGGTTGACCAGGATTAAACAAACGACcagcaaaaacaccacagaatgACAGGTAGGACTCCAGACTGATTGAATCAACATTGACTTAGCTAGCCACCTAGATAGATTTTCCAGTTGTTTAGTGAGCagtgaaacaattaaaatattccAGGAAAACCAGTCTTCATTACAAGCTAACGAGCTAACCTGCTAATTTGCAGTTGCTAAGTTGCAACTGTAGCTAGCCAACCAGGATTTAATCAATGTATATGGACAGGTAGGCAGTTAAGGATGTCAAATCTTGCCGGTGGGTGATCTAGATAATATATACACGTCTTGTTGTATACCCACTATTctcttgctagccagctagcgaaCCAACTTGCTAGTTGGCCACTGGTTAGCTGTACCCATACGATTTAGCTCGTTACAAACTGACTAAATGCAGTTAATAACGTTGTCAGCTGTTcaactagctacctagctagccaaCTTAAATAGGTGACAGCTGCGTGACTACGCTTGCATTCTGGTTAGGTCGCTAGCTAAAATAAACAAGCGCAACACGTTGCGGATTGCCAAAGACTGTAACCTTAGTAGGTACCCGAGCATATTCCAATCCTCTCTGAAGTCATACACTTATAGCTATAAATTCACACGACAATATTCcaacacattttagaatattgtAGCTTGGTAGGAAGCACGGTGTCGGAACGATGTCTGCAGTTCCCCCGTATGACATTTTAGCGTGTCCGACCGTCTTTCATAAAGAAGGTTCAAGATGTCTCAGCGGCAGCTTTGGTCATTTTAACGATTTTCGTGCTTTCTTGACTTCGACAGATGATGTCGTTCTGTTGAACGTACCTGTCATCCGACAGTTGTACCACTGGGACTGTGGATTGGCGTGTTCCAGAATGGTCCTCAAGTAAGTGAGAGCCGCCTTCCTCACACTTAGcgagacaaatgaaaaatgcacaaaccATCACTCACTACCTTTACGACACAATTTAATATGCGGTTTAACGGTCATCTTGACAACTGACAGCTGGTTAATTAACCAAGACTGTCCCCATCAAACTGGTATTGGCGTCTTTTCTGTTGCTGGGTGGATTTCGGTGTTTCTTCTCAGAAGTAGCTGCTAAAGATTGCACACCATTGGTCTAAATCATGATTCTCAGAAAGTTGGGATTATAGTCTCAAAGTGCAAGAATATTTGGTCTTTGTGCTGGGTGAATATTGTTTGGGTATTCTATGCCATTCAGGTACTTCAGATTAATTTTGTTGTCAAacatagatttttaaaatataactattattattattattattattattattattattgttattattatcataagtattagtagtagtagtagaagtagtagtagtagtccCTTTTGTCCAAGACCTGGAAATGGTAATTTGTAGACGGTTTTGATCACCCTGGATTGTCCTTTGCAGGTACCTTCACCCAGTGAGTGAAGAGGACTTCCagaatgcatgctgggaactgaAGTTGACAGAGAGCGTTTGGACAATCGACCTGGCCTACCTCATGTCTCATCTTGGAGTCAAACACTGCTTCTGCACACAGACTCTGGGCGTGGACAAGGGCTTCAGGAACCAGGTAGCCGTTTCTGGGCACACCTAGGGTGACAGGTGTGGTATAGTGGGAGTGGAATGAGGCCCATAACCAGCAGGTTATGGGCTTGAATCATAGTTGCAGCACCAGAGCTGTGCTGGTGGAGCAGTGGTTACAGAGGGTGCAAAGATCCTGGGGCATTgtggcattttttcattttgatgccCTTTATCTTGAGAATACACATCCCCTAATTCAACCCCTGTGCCCTGGGAGGTTGCAGATAAGACCCTCAGTGACCCTTCCCAAATACACAGCTCACTAGCTATTTGAGGTGCGTGATAATTTGGTAGATCTCAGTTTGCTTCCATCATTGGTTACCATGACAGCAAATAAGGACACTGCCTGGATGTGACACTGGGGTTGTGACCTTTAACAAAATACTTAACCTGCTCTTCTAAATGTCACGAGTGtgcaataaatgaaatgtaagctAAGGTGTAAGCATGTCTGCTGAGCAGTTTAATAACGCAAAGCCTTCACAGCctatctttaaaaatgtgatgcAGTGTATCATTGACTATCGGTAAGAGCAATCCCGAGATTGATTGATAGAAAGATTAATATTACGCCTGTGTTTACCAACTCAGAATATTCCTGCGTGACATGCATGTAGACTTTTGGGTATTTTAAAGTagtcattttaaacagcagtgaAGAACTCTGATGATTTGTTATATCCATTTTGTGTCAGGATTGACATGGGGGTCTGTTTGAATTGGCCCTACTGAGATGAAGACAGACTGAAACGGGCATAACTGTAATATTAGAGAAGTTGGGCTTTATTTTAACTTTCATCAAGACAGAAGCTCAGCTCCACACCTAAAAACAGTCGTGACGACTTTACAGTTTTGGAGGTCAGTGTGTTCTTAGCAGTATGCAGTTTTTGCAGCTTGTACTTTTAACTGCAGGGGATGAAACATCCATGTTGTCTGTCAGTTGGAAATGCAATCTAACCATTTATCCTTCTTTTTTTAGTCATTCtacaaaaagcattttgatACGGAAGAGGACAGAGTTAATGAACTCTTTCTGAAAGCTGAGAGCAAGGGAGTGGTGGTCAAGAAATGGTATGGCACCGTTTTCCTTTCTCCTGTTGTTGTCCTGTTTAATTTTATAGTAAGAGatgaaaagataaaatgaaTTTCTATCCTATACCCTTCTTACTGTTACAAGGGCACCTACATTCGGTCCAACAATGAATAATGCACAATGAACTAAGTATATGAGGATCTGAATAGGTTACTTAACAGACCTGCTCTGTAGCCACTCCAAATTTTGGTTGTCCAGAAAGGGAAGTTTGAGGAGGTGTGTGGCTCTTATCCTCACCCAAAGCAAAGACAGCCTTTCCCAGGTAACTCACCCTGAAAGATGGAGACTAAATTGCATGCATGTTGAAATTAATGTCAGGTGTGGTCATCTCATGTATTTTgaaattctttaaaatgtaataatcatCTTAAATAGATGTCGTTTAAAAAGGCATTGTTTCGTGACCGTCCtgccctcttcttcctcctccctttcccaAGCTCTGTGACTATCCAGGAGATTCAGAACCACTTGGATCAGGGGCATGTGGCCATTGTGCTGGTCAACGCCGTGGTGCTGGTGTGCGAGCACTGCTCGACCCCCGTAAAGTACTGCTGCTTCCTCCCCGTGGGTCAGAAGTGCTTCTGCAGGAAACCGGAGTACCAGGGCCACTTCGTGGTGGTGGTCGGCTTCAACCGCAGCACCGGGTGCATCTTCTACAACAACCCCGCCTACTCCGACCGTGAGTAGTTCAATCCCCCTGCCCAAGACTCGCTGGCCTTGCATCACGGGGAAAACAAGATACTTGACATATCTGATCTTTGCACATTACACGGTTCATAACACTTGGTGACCTCAGCCCATATTCATGCAGTGTCCAGTTTCATAAAGCTAGACAGCACTGGGGGGCTCCTAGGTGGCTCAAATGGCAAAGTCTGAGCCCTATGACCTGGGTTCAACACCTGtcatgtcatttgctgacattgACCATGAGTCCATATCAGCAGAACAGATTGGCTTCATTgtgccagggataggggtgaaCAGGTCAGGCTGGATCCCCCCTATTGCTCCACCTTCGATGCCCTAGGTTCAGCAGTTGtcatggtggtggtgatgatctTAAATGCATAATTGGTTAGCACTAAAAGCTGGatgaaaaggaataaaatagCAATAACAAAGTTAAAGAGTACTGCCACCCAGCAggttatttcattttatcacaAGGCCCTTTTCACAGGTCCTTTTATGTTTGACAGGGGTGTGCTCCACCAGCGTCAGTAACTTTGAGGAGGCGCGAATGAGCTACGGGACAGACGAGGACATTCTTTTCGTCTACAAGGAGAGCTGATTTTGCGGGAACGCCCCAGTTCCACGTCAGACCTCCCCATCTTCACTGTGACAGAGCGGCAGTCGGCCCACGGCAGCGGACCCACAGACGTTACGGCCAGGTAGCGTGATCCTCCTTCGGCTGTCCCCGTCACGGTGGGCAGACACCGGGAACACGTCACTGTGCAATTCCTCACCTCTCCTGTTTCCCCTTCAAACACAAGCCATGTTGTTTAGGTGAAATTAAGGGATAACAGATCGAAAGGTTAAAGCAAactttgttttgtgaatgaactgaatgtaggacaaaaaaaaaggcgGACGTGACAGAATTGTCAtcattgagattttttttattatatgtttGTAAGTGTTTAATTAGTGGAAACCATTAACTGACAATGCAAAGTGTGATGTGTACCAGATGTAGACGTCCTTTCCCTGCACATTAATTAGTATAAGGAACGGCCATAGATGTGGGGAAGGAACAATGCTTATTGACTCTCTATGGCAAAACTTTGTCATCGCTTTCCTGGAAGCAGGTGGCAGGTGTGAGGCACATCCATCATGGGTTTGTGTCCTGAatgattttatttgtattaatgatggggggggggggggggggggggggtgtgaactATTCTTGATGCAGTTCTGTAAAATGGTAACATGGGCTATCTgtgctgcttttattttccGGAAACGAGTCTTTTCGACTCATTGCGTTCTTTGGGTATTCACCAGGATGATTCTAATAACTTTAGGAAAAGAGGGAGCTGTAGTTTGTTCAATGCCTCAGGTACCATACTTGAAGTCTTTTCCCTTGAGACAACTGTTAAGAAATCAAGGTCAGAGCTATCGGTGGTCTTTCAATGCAATATACCTGGACTTGCAGCttaagtaaaagaaaaaaaatgggcaCCCTGTACTCAGAACAGGACAATacctctcacagacacatcatCACACTTGCACGGCAGTGGACCCAGGACACATGTCCATCCCTCAGTGCTGAATGTCTGTTATGGTGCATAAATGAAAAGGGAAAGGGCAAACCCGGTCATCAAGGACTCAACAGTGTTTTCcgcttaaaacaaaaaacattcagtagATGCTGATGCTGAATCAGTAATTCTTACAAGCTGCAGATAAGACACTGGTGATAAGCATGAAACTCAGCACTGTTGCACGCCGATGAAATTGTCTCAAAAATACAAGTCACTACTACAGCttactgtatgtatctgtgGCAGTGCAAGTATGATAGGAGTTAGGCCCAGCGTTTCTCAAGCCTAGATGTGGCCATCCAGAATGCGGGCTCAGTTTTGTTCCAGGTGATCGAGCTGGTTAATAGGTTTGATCAGGCTGACCGCTGATGTGGACCGGACATCACTTATCAATTGCGCATATTAGCTGACTGCTCTTGGTTACAGACACAGGTTGTtgacagtgtgtttattttaacagaGGGATGCAAATGAATCCATCTGAGCACCCTACAGGAAATTAGTAATACATACAGGTATTCGGCTAAGACTAATTAGTTCGTCAATGGGGCTGGGAACGAGTAATTGAACAACTAATTAATCTCGATTGAGGCAGCTGCACTGAATATGTCTAAGGGccacacacaagcaaaatgGATTCAATAATCAGCTTTAATTTATCTGTACACTGGCACGAACATACCTCTAACAGCTTGTGCATTTCGCTGAGAGTTTGCAAGTGCATCAGATGTAGAGATGCCACATAATATTCAGTTTATGGCTCAGCAAAGCccaaaaattaagaaaaaaaaaaaacaatgttcagCTGGAACTAAAACGGGAGGACAAAGTGGGTCCTCAGGACTGGGTTTTTGAAACACCACTCTAACCTGGACGTGCTATGACCCGTCATCTATTGTCCGTCTGCAATAATGAATGTAGAAGTCAAGCTCTCTGTATTGCCCAGGCTTTCGTTTCCATTGAGCATCCACCAGCACTGAACTCCCTACACATTGCGCTATGCCTGAGAAGCAGCTAAAACCTAACAGTAACCTGAAATACCTTTTTACATGTTCTTTTGGCgtggtttatttttcttttgttacagttaacttttatttcacttcacaATTCCATATTTTTTCCTAACTGATTCTAGAATTGCCAAACGTAATTATCATGGCTGTAATTAAATTCCCACACATGTATCAGATTTAGAATTGtaaggaataaaaacaaaaaaatcaatatttatagTGGTTTTCTAGATGAAAGCTAAACACtatcaaattcatattcatcCATTAAAGTATCAGATTGCTGTCATTATATTCATGttgtataaattaaaat
This genomic interval carries:
- the gucd1 gene encoding protein GUCD1 gives rise to the protein MTDDVVLLNVPVIRQLYHWDCGLACSRMVLKYLHPVSEEDFQNACWELKLTESVWTIDLAYLMSHLGVKHCFCTQTLGVDKGFRNQSFYKKHFDTEEDRVNELFLKAESKGVVVKKCSVTIQEIQNHLDQGHVAIVLVNAVVLVCEHCSTPVKYCCFLPVGQKCFCRKPEYQGHFVVVVGFNRSTGCIFYNNPAYSDRVCSTSVSNFEEARMSYGTDEDILFVYKES